One stretch of Enterobacter sp. RHBSTW-00994 DNA includes these proteins:
- a CDS encoding AAA domain-containing protein translates to MDENALGFASYWRNSLADAESGKGSFERKDAKNFTNWHGIAAGRLDEAIVDKFFEGEKDDVETVDVILRPKVYFRLLQHGKDRSAGAPDIVTPIVTPALLSREGFLYPTPATSIPRDLLEPLPKGAFSIGEIEQYDKYKTTHTSFSINFDESVDNTAETDEEREARYAAWQQDWRQYLDDSERLLKNVVGDWIKNPEQYELAEHGYIVKTAQTGGASFHILSLYDHLLVSKKDVPLFNRFASREVHAAESLLPPEAKFSDRLGHSGDKFPLAKAQRDALSHFLDARHGDILAVNGPPGTGKTTLVLSIIATQWARAALEKAEPPVIIATSTNNQAVTNIIEAFGKDFSQGTGAMAGRWLPELKSFGAYFPSSTRKAEAAKKYQTEDFFIQVESKEFVEDALLFYLEKAKAAFPEKDCSSPEKVIELLHGQLVAKSEQLVRLNATWQTLSQVRAARELIANDIEQYLDNLNKLLSGQEQKVTILKSAKTEWKKYRASESLIYSLFSWLPAVRSKRQYQIQLFVEDKLGALIAGNQWSDPETIERNIDGLLNSAEREQATYRQQIDSAHEIVLKERQAAQEWQNLAHDLGYVGDGEMSFSQADELADTQIRFPAFLLTTHYWEGRWLMDMAKIDDLQEEKKKKGAKGVTSRWQRRMKLTPCVVMTCYMLPGNMQISEHKGQRKFEKRYLYDFADLLIVDEAGQVLPEVAAASFALAKKALVIGDTEQIPPIWSIAPAIDIGNMLAEKILSGSTQEEITEKYTTIAELGKSAASGSVMKIAQCASRYQYDPELARGMYLYEHRRCFDNIIGYCNTLCYHGKLLPKRGRDESNLMPAMGYLHIDGKGALASSGSRYNLLEAETIAAWLIDNQQDIEAHYGKSLHEVVGIVTPFSAQVSTIKQALGKQGISAGTNEKALTVGTVHSLQGAERAIVIFSPVYSKHEDGGFIDSDNSMLNVAVSRAKDSFLVFGDMDLFEIQPSSSPRGLLAKYLFESEKNALSFDYKERKDLKTSETKIYTLHGVEQHDNFLNQTFENIGKHITIVSPWLTWQKLEQTGFLDSMIAACSRGINVTIVTDRSYNTEHNDFEKRKERQQNLKAALEKLNALGIATKLVNRVHSKIVIGDDGLLCVGSFNWFSATREARYERYDTSMVYCGDNLKGEIEAIYNSLERRQV, encoded by the coding sequence ATGGATGAAAATGCTTTAGGGTTTGCCTCATACTGGCGCAACTCGCTGGCAGATGCTGAGTCAGGAAAGGGCAGTTTTGAACGGAAAGACGCCAAAAATTTCACTAACTGGCATGGGATAGCGGCGGGACGTCTTGACGAAGCGATCGTCGATAAATTTTTTGAAGGGGAAAAAGACGATGTCGAAACAGTAGATGTCATTTTGCGGCCAAAGGTTTATTTCCGGTTGCTGCAGCATGGAAAGGACCGTTCTGCTGGTGCGCCTGATATTGTTACCCCGATAGTGACGCCAGCCCTGCTGAGCCGTGAGGGTTTTTTATATCCGACTCCAGCGACCTCCATTCCCAGAGACCTGCTTGAACCTTTGCCAAAAGGCGCATTTTCGATTGGTGAAATTGAGCAGTATGACAAATATAAAACGACACATACGTCATTCTCTATCAACTTTGATGAAAGTGTTGATAACACTGCCGAAACGGATGAAGAACGAGAAGCACGATATGCAGCCTGGCAGCAGGATTGGCGTCAATATCTGGATGATTCAGAGAGGCTACTGAAGAACGTTGTCGGCGACTGGATTAAAAATCCCGAGCAATATGAACTCGCTGAGCACGGTTATATTGTTAAAACGGCGCAAACTGGCGGTGCCAGTTTCCATATCCTCTCGCTGTATGACCATTTGCTTGTTAGCAAAAAGGACGTGCCGCTTTTCAATCGCTTCGCCTCGCGAGAGGTTCATGCCGCAGAGTCATTACTTCCTCCGGAAGCAAAATTCAGCGACAGACTTGGACACTCCGGGGATAAGTTTCCGCTGGCAAAGGCTCAGCGCGATGCCTTAAGCCATTTTCTGGATGCGAGGCATGGCGATATTCTTGCCGTAAATGGGCCTCCTGGAACCGGAAAAACCACACTGGTGCTTTCTATTATCGCCACGCAGTGGGCCAGAGCGGCTCTCGAAAAAGCGGAGCCTCCGGTTATTATCGCGACGTCAACGAATAACCAGGCTGTAACGAACATTATCGAGGCGTTCGGGAAAGACTTTTCCCAGGGCACTGGGGCAATGGCCGGACGATGGTTGCCAGAGCTGAAAAGCTTCGGCGCTTATTTCCCCTCAAGCACTCGTAAAGCCGAGGCCGCCAAAAAATACCAAACTGAAGATTTCTTCATCCAGGTTGAGTCGAAAGAGTTTGTAGAAGATGCACTGCTGTTTTATCTGGAGAAAGCTAAGGCAGCCTTTCCTGAAAAAGATTGTTCATCCCCTGAAAAAGTCATTGAACTCCTGCACGGTCAGTTGGTAGCAAAATCCGAACAGCTGGTAAGGCTGAACGCAACATGGCAAACGTTAAGTCAGGTTAGGGCTGCGCGTGAGCTTATTGCGAATGACATTGAGCAATATCTCGATAATTTAAATAAATTACTCTCCGGGCAAGAACAAAAAGTCACAATACTTAAGAGTGCCAAAACAGAGTGGAAAAAATATCGCGCCAGTGAATCACTGATCTATTCATTATTTTCATGGCTTCCAGCGGTTCGCAGTAAGCGACAGTACCAAATCCAATTGTTTGTCGAAGATAAATTAGGTGCGCTGATTGCGGGGAATCAGTGGTCTGATCCTGAAACCATTGAACGTAATATCGATGGACTGCTCAACTCCGCTGAGCGCGAGCAGGCAACATACCGGCAGCAGATTGACTCCGCGCATGAAATAGTTCTTAAAGAACGGCAGGCGGCTCAGGAGTGGCAGAACCTGGCACATGATTTAGGCTATGTGGGCGACGGCGAGATGAGTTTCTCGCAGGCCGATGAACTGGCTGATACGCAGATCCGCTTCCCCGCATTTTTACTGACAACCCACTACTGGGAAGGTCGTTGGCTAATGGATATGGCGAAGATCGATGATCTGCAGGAAGAGAAGAAGAAAAAAGGCGCTAAAGGGGTAACCTCCCGATGGCAACGCCGAATGAAGCTTACCCCATGTGTGGTTATGACCTGCTATATGCTGCCCGGCAATATGCAGATAAGTGAACACAAAGGGCAGCGTAAATTCGAGAAAAGATATTTATATGACTTCGCTGATTTACTCATTGTCGATGAAGCCGGGCAGGTGCTTCCTGAAGTGGCTGCTGCCTCGTTTGCCTTAGCTAAAAAGGCATTAGTGATTGGTGATACGGAACAGATCCCGCCAATATGGAGTATTGCTCCCGCTATTGATATAGGTAACATGCTGGCGGAAAAAATTCTGTCAGGTAGTACGCAAGAAGAGATTACTGAGAAATATACGACAATCGCAGAGCTTGGTAAAAGCGCCGCATCTGGCAGCGTCATGAAAATAGCGCAGTGTGCCTCACGCTATCAATATGATCCCGAACTGGCTCGTGGAATGTACTTATATGAACACCGTCGGTGCTTCGATAATATTATTGGATACTGCAATACGCTCTGCTATCACGGTAAGTTGTTGCCTAAAAGAGGGCGTGATGAGAGCAATTTAATGCCCGCCATGGGTTATCTCCATATTGATGGTAAAGGAGCGCTGGCAAGTAGCGGAAGTCGATATAATTTGCTTGAGGCTGAAACGATAGCTGCCTGGCTGATAGATAATCAGCAAGATATTGAAGCGCATTACGGCAAGTCGCTTCATGAGGTTGTCGGTATCGTGACGCCTTTTAGCGCGCAGGTATCGACCATCAAACAGGCGCTGGGTAAACAGGGTATCAGTGCTGGTACGAATGAAAAAGCGCTCACGGTGGGCACAGTCCATTCTCTTCAGGGGGCGGAAAGGGCAATTGTTATATTCTCGCCAGTCTATTCAAAACATGAGGATGGCGGGTTTATTGATAGCGATAACAGCATGCTGAACGTTGCTGTTTCACGTGCGAAGGACAGTTTCCTCGTCTTCGGCGATATGGATCTGTTTGAGATCCAACCATCCTCATCTCCGCGGGGATTGCTGGCAAAATATCTCTTTGAGTCTGAGAAGAATGCGCTCTCTTTTGATTATAAAGAGCGTAAGGATTTAAAAACTTCCGAGACCAAAATTTACACACTCCATGGTGTGGAGCAGCATGATAATTTCCTGAATCAGACGTTTGAAAATATCGGTAAACACATCACGATAGTCTCTCCATGGCTAACCTGGCAAAAACTGGAGCAAACCGGTTTTCTTGATTCTATGATTGCGGCGTGTTCACGGGGTATTAACGTCACGATTGTCACTGACAGAAGCTACAACACTGAACATAATGATTTTGAGAAGCGAAAAGAGAGGCAGCAGAACCTCAAAGCGGCGCTGGAGAAACTGAACGCCCTTGGTATTGCGACAAAACTGGTCAATCGTGTTCATAGCAAAATTGTTATTGGTGATGATGGCTTGCTATGCGTGGGATCATTCAACTGGTTTAGTGCGACACGTGAAGCTCGATATGAACGGTACGATACATCGATGGTTTATTGTGGTGATAACCTGAAGGGAGAGATTGAGGCTATTTATAATAGCCTTGAGAGGCGTCAGGTTTAG
- a CDS encoding helicase-related protein, translating to MKLIDNINALLGDELKQTLQPGVKLKIAASCFSIYAFDALKEQLENIDSLEFIFTSPIFVEEDAVDKLRKEKREFHIPGENKERSFFGSEFEIQLKNKLTQKAIARECAEWIRRKAQFRSNLTPAPMQPFAVVKANDKEVVYQPLQGFTAVDLGYEKGNAVSNLVMGIDESSSTATFLTLFEQIWQDKEKLTDVTERLVHYMSTVYLENPPEQIYFQLLYNLFSEFLEDINDDVLPNDKTGYQDSLIWKKLFNFQRDAATGIINKLEAYNGCILADSVGLGKTFTALAVVKYYELRNKSVLVLCPKKLADNWTNYNQNLVTNPFAKDRFNFDVLCHTDLQRTRGESFGIALNRINWGNYDLVVIDESHNFRNNQAFKERETRYQTLMNKVIRAGVKTKVLMLSATPVNNKFSDLKNQLALAYEGDPGSLHRQIGTQSGIDEIFRRAQKSFNVWAELSPENRTASALLNALDFDFFRLLDSVTIARSRKHIQTFYDTKDIGRFPTRNKPLSFQPSLTTHEQVIGFNTIFEQLSSLRLAVYAPVSYILPSRMAKYEALYDTSVKGGSTLRQVDREKALQRLMTINLLKRLESSVQAFRLTLSSLQKILRDALHNIAAFKASGLEEELTTVDPDNGISDPDIELDLELDDLEEAFSTGGKVKINLADMDLPSWEYHLVNDLTIIDELLDEMARVTPEHDAKLLHLKGVLENKWANPINPGNKKVLIFTAFADTADYLYEQLHDLCWQKHGLHLGKVTGSSTVKSTIGKGYDFQSLLTLFSPRSKSKDQILPDESASLDILIGTDCISEGQNLQDCDYLINYDIHWNPVRIIQRFGRVDRIGSTNEYIQLVNYWPDISLDEYINLKERVENRMVITDLTSTGDDNVLTAQANDVAYRKEQLKRLQEEVIDLEDVKGGVSITDLGLNEFRMDLLGYLKTHPDIRRLPYGLHTVVSAEPAKGLVPGVIFALRNRHHGINIDRQNRLHPYYLIYIADDGSVAINHLQIKTLLDSIRAVCKGREITDEAACQRFNQKTLDGRDMSHYSELLDRAIHAMVAVKEQSDIDSLFSGGPTSALNNEIAGLEQFELINFIIIQNSDEDCR from the coding sequence ATGAAACTTATTGATAACATTAATGCGTTATTGGGAGATGAGCTGAAGCAGACGTTACAACCTGGTGTGAAGCTTAAAATCGCAGCATCCTGCTTTTCTATTTATGCATTTGATGCGCTGAAAGAACAACTTGAAAATATTGATAGCCTGGAATTCATTTTTACTTCCCCTATATTTGTAGAGGAAGATGCGGTTGATAAACTCAGAAAAGAAAAACGTGAGTTCCATATTCCAGGCGAAAATAAAGAGCGAAGCTTTTTTGGTAGCGAATTTGAAATCCAGCTAAAAAATAAACTGACTCAGAAAGCTATAGCCCGTGAGTGTGCGGAATGGATCCGTCGTAAAGCTCAATTTCGTTCAAACTTAACTCCAGCACCGATGCAGCCTTTTGCTGTTGTTAAAGCAAATGATAAGGAAGTTGTGTATCAGCCTTTGCAAGGATTCACGGCAGTTGATCTTGGGTATGAGAAAGGCAACGCTGTTTCCAATTTAGTTATGGGCATAGATGAATCGTCATCAACGGCAACATTTCTGACGCTCTTTGAACAAATCTGGCAAGATAAAGAAAAACTGACTGATGTAACCGAACGCCTGGTGCATTACATGAGTACGGTCTATCTGGAGAACCCACCTGAACAGATTTATTTCCAACTACTCTATAATCTTTTTAGCGAGTTTTTAGAAGATATCAATGACGATGTACTGCCAAATGATAAAACTGGTTATCAGGATAGTTTGATTTGGAAAAAACTCTTCAACTTCCAACGGGATGCAGCGACCGGTATTATTAACAAGCTGGAAGCCTATAATGGTTGTATTCTTGCCGATAGCGTCGGTTTGGGTAAGACGTTTACGGCACTGGCAGTCGTTAAGTACTACGAGCTGCGTAACAAATCTGTATTGGTTCTTTGTCCGAAAAAGCTGGCGGATAACTGGACCAACTATAATCAGAATCTCGTTACTAATCCGTTTGCAAAAGACCGATTTAACTTTGATGTACTATGTCATACTGATTTGCAGCGCACTCGAGGAGAATCGTTCGGTATTGCACTGAATCGGATCAACTGGGGAAATTATGATCTGGTAGTGATCGATGAATCACATAACTTTCGTAATAATCAGGCTTTTAAAGAGCGCGAAACACGATACCAGACTCTGATGAACAAGGTAATTAGAGCAGGAGTCAAAACAAAGGTTTTGATGCTTTCAGCTACACCAGTAAACAACAAATTTAGTGATCTGAAGAATCAACTGGCTCTGGCGTATGAAGGAGATCCTGGTTCTCTCCATCGGCAGATTGGTACTCAATCAGGAATAGATGAAATATTTCGGCGTGCGCAGAAAAGTTTTAATGTATGGGCGGAGTTGTCGCCGGAAAATCGCACCGCTTCAGCGTTATTGAATGCACTCGATTTTGATTTCTTCCGTTTGCTTGATAGTGTGACTATTGCGCGCTCACGCAAACATATCCAAACTTTTTATGACACCAAAGACATTGGTCGTTTTCCTACGCGTAATAAGCCTCTTTCATTCCAACCCTCTCTGACAACCCATGAGCAGGTGATTGGTTTTAATACTATTTTTGAACAGTTATCCAGCCTACGTTTAGCTGTTTATGCCCCGGTCAGTTATATTCTGCCGAGTCGTATGGCTAAATATGAAGCACTTTATGATACCAGCGTAAAAGGTGGCAGTACGTTGCGTCAGGTTGACCGCGAGAAGGCCTTACAACGATTGATGACCATAAATCTGCTTAAGCGGCTGGAAAGTTCAGTACAAGCATTCAGGTTAACGCTTAGTAGTTTGCAAAAAATATTACGTGATGCTCTGCACAATATTGCCGCGTTTAAGGCTAGCGGTTTAGAAGAGGAGCTTACGACGGTTGATCCTGATAACGGAATTAGCGATCCGGATATTGAGCTCGACCTTGAACTTGATGATTTGGAAGAAGCTTTCTCGACTGGTGGGAAAGTTAAAATTAATCTGGCGGATATGGATTTGCCCTCGTGGGAATATCATCTTGTCAATGATTTAACCATTATTGATGAACTCTTAGATGAGATGGCGAGAGTAACGCCGGAACATGATGCTAAGCTGTTGCATCTGAAAGGTGTGCTAGAAAATAAATGGGCAAATCCTATCAATCCAGGTAATAAAAAAGTTTTGATCTTTACTGCTTTTGCCGATACTGCGGATTACCTCTATGAGCAGTTACATGATTTATGCTGGCAAAAACACGGATTACATCTAGGGAAAGTCACGGGAAGCAGTACCGTTAAATCGACGATTGGGAAGGGTTATGATTTTCAGAGCCTGTTGACGTTGTTTTCACCACGATCAAAGTCGAAGGATCAGATCTTACCTGATGAATCAGCCAGTCTGGATATTCTGATTGGTACCGACTGTATTTCAGAAGGACAGAACCTGCAGGACTGCGATTACCTCATTAACTATGATATTCACTGGAATCCAGTGCGGATTATTCAACGCTTTGGCCGTGTTGATCGTATTGGATCAACCAATGAATACATTCAGTTAGTTAATTACTGGCCTGATATCAGCCTTGATGAATACATCAATCTGAAAGAGCGGGTAGAAAACCGCATGGTAATTACCGACCTCACCTCAACAGGTGATGATAACGTCCTGACGGCGCAGGCTAATGATGTAGCTTACCGTAAGGAGCAGCTCAAACGACTGCAGGAAGAAGTGATTGACCTGGAAGATGTGAAAGGAGGCGTTTCGATTACCGATTTGGGTCTGAACGAATTTCGTATGGACCTGTTGGGGTATCTGAAAACTCATCCAGATATTCGCCGTTTACCTTACGGCTTGCATACAGTTGTATCTGCCGAACCTGCTAAAGGCTTAGTTCCTGGTGTCATCTTTGCGCTGCGTAATCGCCATCATGGGATCAACATAGATAGGCAGAATCGTCTGCATCCCTATTACCTTATTTATATTGCCGATGATGGATCTGTGGCCATCAATCATCTTCAAATCAAGACTCTTCTGGACAGTATTCGTGCTGTTTGTAAAGGTCGCGAGATTACCGATGAAGCAGCCTGTCAGCGTTTTAATCAGAAAACGCTGGACGGAAGGGATATGAGTCATTATTCCGAACTGCTGGATCGGGCAATTCACGCGATGGTAGCTGTTAAGGAACAGAGCGATATTGACAGCCTGTTTAGTGGTGGGCCTACTTCAGCGCTGAACAATGAGATTGCTGGGCTAGAACAGTTTGAATTGATTAACTTTATCATCATTCAAAATTCTGATGAGGACTGTAGATGA
- a CDS encoding DUF2857 domain-containing protein, whose product MTPSVNQAVLTHIVQALKEGQIRYCESLGFSPQELCELTRLTADDILFLSNSAVQFIITHIDHEMLGRMLARMEQERLFQQRLEEALSLGASIEFINHYFGLSTPEVCARRRLIGLFVRQGRNNAPDEQVETLVWNEWQKMSVKKLDSPEALTAMMAMAREHDLSLTVIWNLLRQWTQEKLLHEE is encoded by the coding sequence ATGACGCCCTCAGTTAATCAGGCAGTGCTCACCCACATCGTCCAGGCGCTGAAGGAGGGGCAGATCCGCTACTGCGAATCGCTCGGCTTCAGCCCGCAGGAGCTGTGCGAGCTGACGCGGCTCACCGCCGATGACATCCTGTTTCTCAGCAACAGCGCGGTGCAGTTCATCATCACCCACATTGACCACGAGATGCTGGGCCGGATGCTGGCGAGGATGGAGCAGGAGCGGCTGTTCCAGCAGCGTCTGGAGGAAGCCCTGTCGCTGGGCGCGTCCATCGAGTTCATCAACCACTACTTTGGCCTTTCCACGCCGGAGGTCTGTGCCCGGCGACGGCTGATTGGTCTGTTTGTCCGGCAAGGGCGCAACAATGCACCCGATGAGCAGGTGGAAACACTGGTGTGGAACGAGTGGCAGAAAATGAGCGTGAAAAAGCTCGACTCACCCGAAGCGCTGACCGCCATGATGGCAATGGCCCGCGAACACGATCTGTCGCTGACGGTCATCTGGAACCTGCTGCGCCAGTGGACTCAGGAGAAGCTGCTGCATGAAGAGTGA
- a CDS encoding AlpA family transcriptional regulator, translated as MNSDRFLRLRQVEDKIGFGKSWIYRQIQLQQFPPSIRLNSRHVAWLESEVDAWIHQRIRLTRDV; from the coding sequence ATGAATAGCGACAGATTTTTACGCTTACGCCAGGTGGAAGACAAAATCGGCTTCGGTAAATCGTGGATTTACCGGCAAATCCAGTTGCAACAGTTTCCTCCGTCCATCCGACTCAACAGCCGCCACGTCGCCTGGCTGGAAAGCGAGGTGGACGCGTGGATCCACCAACGCATCCGCCTCACCCGCGATGTCTGA
- a CDS encoding STY4528 family pathogenicity island replication protein produces MKSDDRLLFLGNPQQSVPKRLLLARNLSPRDKFAWQLLRLHARDDGSGVFPSYNELQGWLSDQPEGEKASRSTVSNALMMLRITRWLSLCQRLRDEQSGRITGNLYALHDAPLTHTDACRMDSEYLALLTACSRHRNRRIRNIAIGLLLTLQQPVDSGRTCTESPLKTAPGLNRGLSKKCPSLQLRLSDVAGAGGQPEPHCVHTGTDLNNKHQKRTQLLHWPVDNPFSASERHAAERAMRNLDPALCQQVLDDCLWRIAAHDIHRPLAYLLATLEKARRGEFNQLRHRRS; encoded by the coding sequence ATGAAGAGTGACGATCGGCTGCTGTTTCTCGGCAACCCGCAGCAGAGCGTGCCGAAGCGCCTGCTGCTGGCGCGCAACCTCTCCCCGCGCGACAAGTTCGCATGGCAACTGTTGCGCCTGCACGCCCGCGACGACGGCAGCGGCGTCTTTCCCTCCTACAACGAATTACAGGGCTGGCTCTCTGACCAGCCTGAGGGCGAGAAGGCCTCGCGCAGTACCGTCAGCAACGCGCTGATGATGCTGCGGATCACCCGCTGGCTGAGCCTGTGCCAGCGACTGCGCGACGAGCAAAGCGGCAGGATCACCGGCAACCTCTACGCCCTGCATGATGCGCCACTGACTCATACTGATGCCTGCCGGATGGACAGCGAATATCTGGCGCTGCTTACGGCCTGTTCCCGCCACCGCAACCGCCGTATCCGCAACATCGCCATCGGGCTGCTGCTCACCCTGCAACAACCTGTGGATAGTGGACGAACCTGCACTGAGTCTCCATTGAAGACCGCCCCTGGTCTTAATCGAGGACTCAGTAAAAAATGCCCGAGTCTTCAATTAAGACTCAGTGATGTGGCGGGGGCTGGCGGGCAACCTGAGCCGCATTGCGTACATACTGGTACAGATTTAAACAATAAACATCAAAAGCGTACGCAACTGCTGCACTGGCCTGTGGATAATCCCTTCAGCGCCAGCGAGCGTCACGCCGCCGAACGCGCGATGCGCAATCTGGATCCCGCTCTCTGCCAGCAGGTGCTGGACGACTGCCTGTGGCGGATAGCCGCCCACGATATCCACCGCCCCCTCGCCTATCTGCTGGCAACGCTGGAGAAGGCCCGACGGGGCGAGTTCAATCAGCTTCGGCACAGGCGCAGCTAG
- a CDS encoding ParB family protein: MVQVSLEQIQPFSLNPRVTRNPGYDVLKASILARGLDNPPVLTRRPGDEKYMLASGGNTRLAILNELWQETQNERYHRVCWPFRPWPETLSPQQGEVQCLIGHLVESDLHNGLMFIERAEGILHLRDLYHEAGIECPTQLALAEQLTRDGYPVSQSQISRMLQTVDWLLPCIPNALYGGLTRKVIDRLLALRSTAEQVWVKLMPLERQPEFADLFSTALATFNGEPEAVVPQLVQDELLGEMSCRSGMSWNTLLAELTDGQSKRQVLLGPPAEKVLWPPPPEAEKAPLPEPEPPTEPAAPGEPKPSPLVHTARSLCACWGLDACIQPDDSAPAGFTLAPCDDFPHPAARRCYQVLAALNGDISTPMPALELLLSPDYDNAQIQQLMQLISLCRQRRLREVRHDALS, from the coding sequence ATGGTCCAGGTCAGTCTGGAACAAATCCAGCCGTTCTCTCTCAATCCCCGCGTCACCCGCAACCCCGGCTATGACGTGCTGAAGGCGTCAATTCTTGCCCGCGGGCTGGATAACCCGCCGGTGTTGACCCGTCGCCCCGGCGATGAAAAATATATGCTCGCCAGCGGCGGGAATACGCGCCTCGCCATCCTCAATGAACTGTGGCAGGAGACGCAGAATGAGCGTTACCACCGCGTCTGCTGGCCGTTCAGACCGTGGCCGGAAACGCTGTCACCGCAGCAAGGTGAAGTCCAGTGCCTGATCGGCCATCTGGTCGAAAGCGACCTGCATAACGGATTGATGTTTATCGAACGGGCGGAAGGCATTCTGCATCTGCGCGATCTTTACCACGAGGCAGGCATTGAATGCCCAACGCAGCTGGCGCTGGCGGAGCAACTCACCCGCGACGGCTATCCCGTCAGCCAGTCGCAAATCAGCCGGATGTTGCAGACCGTCGACTGGCTGCTGCCCTGCATCCCTAACGCGCTATATGGCGGTCTGACCCGCAAGGTTATTGATCGCCTGCTGGCACTACGCAGCACAGCGGAACAGGTCTGGGTAAAGCTGATGCCGCTGGAACGCCAGCCGGAATTTGCCGACCTGTTCAGCACCGCCCTCGCCACCTTCAACGGCGAGCCGGAAGCCGTGGTACCGCAACTGGTGCAGGACGAACTGCTCGGCGAGATGAGCTGTCGCAGCGGCATGAGCTGGAATACGTTGCTGGCAGAACTGACTGATGGACAGAGCAAGCGGCAGGTGCTGCTGGGGCCTCCGGCCGAAAAGGTCCTCTGGCCGCCACCGCCGGAGGCGGAAAAAGCACCACTACCAGAGCCTGAGCCACCGACTGAACCCGCCGCGCCCGGCGAACCAAAGCCCTCACCGTTGGTGCATACGGCACGGTCGCTGTGTGCCTGCTGGGGACTGGACGCCTGTATCCAGCCTGACGACAGCGCGCCGGCCGGTTTCACCCTCGCGCCCTGTGACGATTTTCCCCATCCGGCGGCACGGCGCTGCTATCAGGTGCTGGCCGCCCTGAATGGTGATATCAGTACACCGATGCCCGCCCTCGAATTGTTGTTGTCGCCGGACTACGACAACGCTCAGATCCAGCAACTGATGCAGCTTATCAGCCTGTGTCGCCAGCGGCGGCTGCGGGAGGTTCGCCATGACGCCCTCAGTTAA
- a CDS encoding restriction endonuclease — translation MIRGDGGKLYDDFRDKQVVAIGWSQLAPYVKPGCSREQLFTRYQELEPQTKPGTVRSGASQVWRFVNEMQKGDWAITYSPSNRTYLIGKIASDFEFHAEWLEDGMGIARKVKWNAEEIKRDSLSDATRNTLGSTLTVFQVPDFAVNELVQGKKPVSDVVPEVPVSGEEDEVVSNPLRDMEMIAFEGIKDRINRLDWDEMQNLVAGVLRSMGYKTQVSPAGADRGKDIIASPDGFGFENPRIIVEVKHRREQMSSQQIRSFIGGRHKDDRGLYVSTGGFSKDARYEADRSTIPLTLWTLDDLVRALVENYEQVDIETKLLVPLKKTYLPA, via the coding sequence ATGATCCGCGGTGATGGCGGAAAATTGTACGATGACTTTAGGGACAAACAGGTTGTTGCAATCGGCTGGTCGCAGCTCGCTCCCTATGTAAAACCGGGATGCTCAAGAGAGCAGTTGTTTACCCGGTATCAGGAACTTGAGCCACAGACTAAGCCTGGCACCGTTCGTTCTGGCGCTTCTCAGGTCTGGCGCTTTGTGAATGAGATGCAGAAAGGTGACTGGGCTATCACTTATTCACCTTCTAATCGGACCTATTTAATCGGGAAAATTGCCTCAGATTTTGAGTTTCATGCCGAGTGGCTTGAAGATGGCATGGGTATTGCCCGTAAAGTGAAGTGGAATGCGGAAGAAATTAAGCGCGATAGTCTGAGTGATGCAACCAGAAACACCCTTGGCTCAACGCTGACGGTTTTTCAGGTGCCTGATTTTGCAGTGAATGAATTAGTGCAGGGCAAAAAGCCTGTCTCAGATGTCGTGCCGGAAGTACCTGTTTCAGGTGAAGAGGATGAGGTTGTTTCTAATCCTCTGCGCGACATGGAAATGATCGCTTTTGAAGGCATCAAGGATCGTATCAACCGTCTCGACTGGGATGAGATGCAGAATCTGGTCGCAGGCGTGTTACGCAGCATGGGATATAAAACCCAGGTATCGCCTGCTGGTGCTGACCGTGGGAAAGATATCATTGCTTCCCCTGACGGTTTTGGCTTCGAAAATCCGCGCATTATAGTTGAGGTGAAGCACCGACGGGAACAGATGAGCAGCCAGCAAATCCGTAGCTTTATCGGTGGCCGTCATAAAGACGATCGCGGGCTGTATGTCAGCACCGGTGGATTCAGTAAGGATGCACGCTATGAGGCCGATCGTTCTACAATCCCGTTGACACTATGGACGCTTGACGATTTGGTCCGCGCGTTAGTGGAAAACTATGAGCAAGTGGATATTGAGACTAAGCTGTTGGTTCCACTTAAGAAAACGTACTTGCCTGCATGA